Within Spinacia oleracea cultivar Varoflay chromosome 4, BTI_SOV_V1, whole genome shotgun sequence, the genomic segment TTGAGCAGCAAAAAACAATAAGTCTCTAACACATATCAGTTCGGCTTAAGATGCCAAAACAACGAAGCGTTTTTACAGAATATTAAAAACAAATCTCCCTTGCCCACTTAAAAAAATGAGAGAAGTAATGTTTTCAAAAAACGAAACCAAGAGTACAATCAGAAGAGTCAAAATCCAAGACACTGCCTTATACACCCCCTTCCTAATTTGACCTCTTGGAGCGCCTTCTAGTGTACTGAATGTAAGATGCAAGGTCATAAAAGAACTGAAATAGTATTGGACAAGCTGCAAACACTTAAAAAACTATAACAATTGAAACTcaagtaaataaaaataatagtaaTTCTTGTGCACCAGATAGAAAAATACATCTTAAAAATGGTGTATAACAATCAGAATAACACAAGGAGTACGAAACATCGTTTCAAGCAAAGAGCAGACACACACGCACAAAACCCAGCAGCACCATGCCTTTCAAGTGTTTCAACAATTCAGTATACTGCAATGTTTTCAACTTAACAAAAACATCTTAAATTCACAAATCATGGTTTGGTATCAAACAACGTGTAGCAATTTCCCTTCAATGCAAGAACTGGAAGCCGATAAAAGGTCAGAAAAACAAATATCACAACCAAGTGATCACCCACCAATTGAAACTCATGTGAAACCCTAACTCAGTAAACTTATGTACAACAATTCAAGAGGGAAAGACAATCTAAAACAAATATACATAAACAACCAGCAACAAATAGAGTTGTATCATAGTTACATGACTTATACATCCAATTATCCTATCATAAAACAAGAAAgattcaagaaaaataaattcagaaaatattAATGCCAATTAATTTCCAGCAACCATTAAATATCAAATTATGTTCCAACTTCAGATGAAGACCAtgagaataaaaaagaaaataaaaaagaagaacaaCAACCTGTAACTCCTAATTCCTAAAACAGGACGTCTAAAATTTACAGAATAAGAAAACTCTAATAACCCCCAACATCCAGTATAACTAGGTGATAAACAAGCATATTAAATTTCTATAAAACTCGCAAATTTTCAATTGAAAGTCCAGAAATAccaattaaattgctaatttagAAGAAACTTACAATTGATAATTCAACCATACGCAGCCGGGAAGTATGTTTGCCGGATAATAATCACCGCCGATAAACGTTCGCCGGAGAAGAAGCACAATACGAAAATATCAGGATTTGGATTGAAGGGAACTCTGTAATTTCGGATTTGTGAAATTCTGGTTTGAGTCAACTTGGATTGGGATTGAACCCTTGAATTCGGATTGGGATTGAACTCTGAATATTGTTAACTATGGAAGTTGTGCTGGGAGAAGGAAGGCAGGTGGAGAACGTGGGAGATTTAGGCGGTGCTGACTGCTGATGCTTAAGGGTTTGgcattgaatttaattttggtgGGGCAGGTGTCAAAACGTGCATtacccttttattttatttttttattttatgtaagTACCAATCAAACCATTCActtattcttttctttttgttttttaatagtTAAACTTAATTAGTATAGTTATCAAATCACAGCGTTTAAAGAAAAACGTTGTATTATATGAAGGTGGAAATTAATATTGTATATTTTAACAACGATATAAAATAAAGTGCGGTTGTTTTATACAAATGATAGCGCTTTTTGATAAACTCTATTAATTAGGCGctattaattaatgtttttgttgtAGTGAAATCTTATCTAAGAGGCGACTACTTTTGCCCTTTTTGGCCCATATATCGCCTTCCTTGATCAAAGAGGGCGACTGTTACCTACGTTGTCGTGGACGCCAACAGAGGAAAGTTTATTCGATAATGGGGTTAAAAAATGTATTTATCGCGGGTGAAGGGGCGGATGAGTTTTAGATTAGACCCGCCCGTGTCGTTAATCTTTCGCCTGATTGATTATGAATGTATAAAAAAAGTACTATtaacttacatattataatgttttgtttatttattcaatAGTTCTAATCAGACAAACAAAATTTCAGAGGATCTATAATAGATTTTTAAAATTCgaaactctcttaccaaaaaggaaaaaaaaaaactatcgaGTATAGGGGTGGGTGTTGATACACGGAAAGGGGGTGATGAAGaggggatgaattttattttgtatctCTCGAGACGGGGGTAGAGAGGGGTGGGTAACGTTTCTATCATGGATGGAGGGATGAAGATGTGAATTGTAGGCGGGTGCGGGTGTGCAGGTCATGCCccgcctcaaagtcatctctaacTCACTAAAGTAAATGGTCTAGATAAGTGTTAAGTGATCGGGTAATGAGGTTAACAGAAGATTGTGTGAGTATTAAGTGGTATTATTATCAAAGTGAAGGGCGCGTGAGATAACTTTATGCTTGACACAAGTGgtgaatgaaaatgaaaataactTTAATCTATGTACTcctatttgttttaattgtttgaaTAAGTAAGGCACCGAATGAGCAATAATATATTTATCCATCATTACTTACATTTTATTTGGAGAATATCCATAAACTCTATATTAACGATAATTGTCTACCAaatttcatacaaatttatatttagattataaaccgtgcatcgcacaagTACTATATACTACGGAGAGATACTAGAGGGAGAGCATAGGAAAAAGGTCAAAAATATTAATGGCTTAAATCGACGGATACCATATTAGGAAACCACAGGCGGGAGAGTATATATTAATTACTATATTTATTGCAAacctaattttattaatttgttaaaatagAACCTTCCAAATTACACATAAATGCACCCCCCTTGGGCCCTTACCCTTCTCCCTTATACAAAACCCCCAACACAACCGCCATCATTTATATTCCCCTCTTTCCTCACCCTTTCCCATTTCTCACCATTACAttacaattgaattttgaaacttCTTAAGAAAAATGGAAGTTCAAATGTCGCCAGAAATACTCCACGATTTCTCTCCTCGTCTTCGAGTCTACAAAGACGGCCAAATCGAACGCCTCCTTAAAGCCCACGCTCTTCCGCCATCGTTCGATTCCGCCACCCTTGTCACCTCCAAAGACGTCGAAGTTTCACCGGGTGTTTCAGCCCGTATCTACCGACCTGTCAAATTCGAACCCCAAAAGGCCAAACTTCCCATCCTTATTTATATCCATGGAGGCGCCTTCTGCCTCTACTCTGCTTCTTCCTCAATCTACCACAACTACCTTAACTCTCTCGTCTCGCTGGCTGGCTGTATCGCTGTGTCGGTCGATTACCGTTTGGCTCCCGAGCACCCGATGCCCGTCTGCTACGACGATTCCATGTCTGTGACTCAGTGGGTACTTTCTCATTCAACCGGGTCAGGCCCGGAACCGTGGCTCAATGATCGGGCCGATTTCGATCAAGTATTCTTAGCTGGGGATAGCGCTGGTGCTAATATTGTCCATGACATTGTGATTCGGACGGACCAATCAAAGTCAAAGCGATTCGCTGGGATCGCAATGGTTCACCCATTCTTCGGAGCTGGAGAGCCCAATGGTCTATGGGATTATTTATACCCGGGTACTACCGGAGTGTTCGACTCCCGGTTGAACCCAGCGGCTAACCCGACTAAGATGAGGAAGGAGATTAGTGCATGTAAGAAGATACTGGTTTGCGTCGGTGGAAGAGATTTTTTAAGAGACAGAGGGATGACATACTATCAAGTTTTAAGGGAAGGTCAAGAAAATGGTGAATGGAAAGGGGAGTTAGAGTTGATGGAAAGTAAAGGAagaaatcatgttttccatttgTATAAGCCTGATTGTGATGAAGCTAGAGATCTGCTCATAAGGGTTGCTGATTTTATCAGTAATTCTAACTCACAGGACTTTGATTATCAGATATGATCATGTTACATTGTTACATTGTTACATTGAACGGGTCTAGTTGTCAATTTGTCGAATTACAATATCTATATGACCATTCGCGTGAGAATTTAGCCTTGAAAGGTAGAAAATGAGGTTCAAATTTGTCAAACATATACAAGTAGTTCGTTACTAGTAGTACAATTTTAGTTTAATTATGTGGCTAatgttattaatattatattgaTAGTTTGAATTAAATTGTAGTTCGTATTTAAATGGGATGAATTGTCCGATTCAGTGATGATTTGGTTCTTGCAAATTTATCCATTTTTTGCATTTTTTTAACTCCGTAGCTGTTTGTGGACAGCAAAATACGAGTAAGAAAGGTCTTAATTCTTAAATTATTATAGAATATTGTCGGTGATATTAATATAACAGTTTGGACTCATCGGAGCATAGTTAAGCGCACGACGATTATAACTAACACGTCTCTTACTAACATGCATGTGACAGGTACCTAAATACCATTACTCCGCATAATGTTGACAAAATCAGAGAATTATAAATTCCTGCTACCATATGAAGAACTAGAAGAGTTCAAAAATTGCCATCGACTTACAATTGGCATGATGTAACGGACTAACGGCAATCAATTAACTAATCAAGTAATTAACgccaattataaaaaaaaaatcaagtaatTAACGCCAGAGCATTATTACAAGAAGatgattgatttttttatttttttatattttttattttttctggtGTAAGAGGGAACAAAGCCCCAAAGAAAACGACTATAGTAAACGACACTATCGAAATAAAACTAAATGCTTCCTCTTTTAGTCTTTCATGTTACGAAACAAGACAATTAGAACAAATTTATATGCGTGTTGCAAATTACAAACTGAATAATTATCGCACCGTGGTCGAACCATTGCTCTAAAAGATAATTCTGCGCTACTTCCGGTGCAGTAGAATacttgcggttgccctccaggtagggctgagcaaaactatcttattttccgaaaatacaaaaatatattCTGTATGTGATCCGATTTTTTTACCCCATCCGAAAATTGTTTTCGGATCAGATACCCCATCCGAAAAGTTTGGATATCGGATATCTTTCGGATattgattttcaattttttggATATCCGATATTCGAAAAATATCCGAAACTAAAATTTTAATCCCTTAATATAAGCCCGTTGTGCCACCATATTACTTGGGCCATTTAACGGTTTTCTTCCCTCAAGGCCCAATTCCACATTTCTATTTCGTTTCTAGAGGTCTTTATCCCgtacttttctttttccttcatttttctCCATACAAACCTAATATTTACTCccaccgtcccttaatacttgcaccgctttaattttcgggtcgtcccttaatacttgcaccgcttttataaatggaaatctttaccaaaattatattatttctcacacttacctactaccccacctacacccctattccctacaaaaaatcatttaaaaatcaacatccctcactcaccactccccaccccttacacatttcccactaactatattaaaaaaataccacactatcaacaaacacccattaaattaataagtcaactcaaatgtcttaaactccgcaccggtcaaaccggtgcgagtattaagggagggagggagtaatttcttcctccttttctctttcctaCAAATCCTCGATTACCCCCACATGTTACTCCGTATGGTTTATCCCAATTAAAACCAAGACACCGTTTTCCCAAATTCTTCTTTATGCCTACCTGTTACTTCGTCGATCTCTCCATCGTTCGCCAAGTGAATCTAGTAAAAGCACGATTCATAGATTGATCTAGATAAGCTAAACTACAATTTCTTACTATACTTGTAGATTTGATTATATTTCTTGATTGTAAAATTTTAGATctgataattttattttttaattttacttttTAAAGATATGTACATTGTTGTCTCCTTAAATTTATACTTTGTATGGTTTGGGAAAGAGAAAAATGACTTTTTATAAGTATCAATCTCAGTGGAtctaactgttaggttatgatacatataaatgaatataaatcatgcggaaaaaccataaaagccaggattcaaaattaattgccacataacaattaacataatttaggatgcatactctttgtagcgtgccctcccttgctgcgcccgaaccgaacaagaacaagtctttaggactccaagtgtcgtccctccgtagaaagtccacagcacgtccggatccgccttaaggtACTATGTATTTTCGGTATTATGGAGCAAATAAATGActgaattttatgcctaaaactcTCTTGAGTACttggaaaactcgttgtaaattgtgaactataatcacatatttatagggcatggaatcgggtattagaatcctactaggaaacgaattaactaatctgaatttaattaaaattctattaattaattatctagtagatttaggaatttaatcttaaacgaatcctacatgaTTTAGGTTTCGCACGCCAGCACAAACACaaacgagcatgacccgcatgcgcgcaggccatgcccgcgcaaagCCCGCAGCAGCTACGAAGCCTACGCGTGCTGCCATTGTGCTCGCAGCCTTTGGcgagctgggcctggccttgcgctggcccTGATATGGCCTTGGGCTGCTGTGAGGCGCCctaggcttgctggacgtgggcttggcttcgcgctgggccttcgtctagcaagctcgtccgatgctaattcgtacgacgcgcttccgattaatttcccgattccggaattcattttcgatacgaacaatatttaatatttccgattccggaattaatttccgtttcgaacgaatatttaatatttccgtttccggaattattttccgattccgataatatttccgattccgacaacatttccgtttccggcaatatttcagattccggcaatatttccatttccgataatattttccgatacgtaccatgtttccgtttcccggcaacatctacgacttggatactatttatatttccgatacgatccatatttccgtttccggcaatataatcgtttccggagtattcattatttgcctttgacgatctcagctcccactggaaccaagatccgtcgattccgaatatccatagatggagtatttaatgtcattaaatacttgatccgtttacgtactattttgtgtgaccctacgggttcagtcaagagtaagatgtggattaatatcattaatccacttgaactgaagtgacctctagctaggcatacagttcacttgatctcactgaattattaacttgtttaattaatactgaaccacatttattagacttaccattaaatgcatacttggaccaagggcattatttccgtcagtctcccacttgtccttagggacaagtgtgcatttcctaattcctttgtcactcgatgcttgctcttgaacataaggtaagagttgtcatccttattatgtccagaggtgtttctcggtttcagagttcaactggtcaaataaacagataatcatagcctatgattcatctgagcacggccatgcattttacagtttctagctctccgagtggccttgtacaactttcagcatctcatcccgatttatgggaggacaatcccaatcttgcgatcttgagattagacttcgtttgataggtgattatccgagcgttgcctttatagcctccttttacggtgcgacggttgacaacgtcaaagtaagcagttctcaaacaagtaatctggaatcactcaggtattgaggattagtgtctaataattttagtgaaatttacttatgacagattttcatctcttacagtaaagtttcataggtctgtccgatactagtcttcccaaagtaagtatctatgcaaatgattgcgacattgccatgtccacatagttcaagaaacagaactactagtcatcttgcattctagtcgtctaacgttttctatgcgtccatccttatagaaaactccgaccagggaccattttcaacttttgacattcaagttcacttgattgacatttcttagtcacaagattggtcctgacagtctatcttgaatatatcgtcaaatt encodes:
- the LOC110788244 gene encoding probable carboxylesterase 2, which encodes MEVQMSPEILHDFSPRLRVYKDGQIERLLKAHALPPSFDSATLVTSKDVEVSPGVSARIYRPVKFEPQKAKLPILIYIHGGAFCLYSASSSIYHNYLNSLVSLAGCIAVSVDYRLAPEHPMPVCYDDSMSVTQWVLSHSTGSGPEPWLNDRADFDQVFLAGDSAGANIVHDIVIRTDQSKSKRFAGIAMVHPFFGAGEPNGLWDYLYPGTTGVFDSRLNPAANPTKMRKEISACKKILVCVGGRDFLRDRGMTYYQVLREGQENGEWKGELELMESKGRNHVFHLYKPDCDEARDLLIRVADFISNSNSQDFDYQI